One genomic region from Maridesulfovibrio ferrireducens encodes:
- a CDS encoding type II toxin-antitoxin system RelE/ParE family toxin: protein MYEVEFTKKAYRQFKKFPAKIQDQLQETIEGLEEDPRPQGYTKLSGKLNDFYRVRSGNYRIIYSIEDKELTVYLLKIADRKKIYKKNKHS from the coding sequence ATGTACGAAGTAGAATTCACTAAAAAAGCCTACAGACAATTTAAAAAATTTCCGGCTAAAATTCAGGATCAGCTTCAAGAGACGATTGAGGGACTAGAGGAAGATCCACGCCCACAAGGATATACAAAACTTAGTGGTAAACTAAATGACTTTTATAGAGTAAGATCAGGCAACTACAGAATAATCTACTCAATAGAAGATAAAGAACTGACTGTTTACTTACTAAAAATAGCTGACCGCAAAAAGATTTACAAAAAAAATAAACACTCCTAA
- a CDS encoding tyrosine-type recombinase/integrase translates to MKGCRPLKSQELGTALQSFQGYYAKRNAALLALGAKSGFRIFEILSIQVKDVVHQRKIMQDVSVQRKHMKRKIEGRTVFLNELAQYALVECVSELKSRGHISPETYVFKSRKGTNQAISVPQAWRVLNQVFKRLGFQGKLGTHCMRKTFVQDVYDRLIEMREDDHSIDPLPMLQMATGHKTYDALLKYLSFRNKPVRDAIRNI, encoded by the coding sequence ATGAAGGGTTGCCGCCCACTTAAATCTCAAGAACTGGGAACAGCCTTGCAAAGTTTCCAAGGCTACTACGCAAAGCGCAACGCCGCTCTTCTCGCCCTCGGAGCCAAGAGCGGCTTCCGCATTTTCGAAATCCTGTCAATTCAGGTCAAAGACGTTGTTCATCAGCGTAAAATTATGCAAGACGTGTCGGTTCAGCGAAAGCATATGAAGCGCAAAATTGAAGGCCGCACGGTATTTTTAAACGAGCTGGCGCAATATGCTCTTGTCGAGTGTGTTTCGGAGCTGAAGAGTAGAGGCCATATTTCGCCGGAAACGTATGTTTTCAAATCCCGCAAAGGAACCAATCAGGCTATTTCAGTGCCGCAAGCATGGCGGGTGCTAAATCAAGTTTTCAAAAGGCTAGGATTTCAAGGCAAGCTCGGAACGCATTGTATGCGAAAAACTTTCGTTCAGGATGTTTATGACCGGCTAATCGAAATGCGTGAAGACGATCACAGCATAGACCCGCTTCCGATGCTCCAGATGGCGACAGGACACAAAACCTATGATGCTTTGCTTAAATACCTGTCATTCAGAAACAAGCCCGTTAGGGACGCAATTAGAAACATATGA
- a CDS encoding helix-turn-helix domain-containing protein, producing the protein MRMGLEKLHSVKEVAEAWGYSEKVIRQLIKVGQLKAVKVGKGYRIKDSDVKACLELAVVDGVHDEEV; encoded by the coding sequence ATGAGAATGGGATTAGAAAAATTACACTCAGTAAAAGAAGTTGCAGAGGCGTGGGGCTATTCCGAAAAGGTCATTCGCCAGCTTATCAAAGTTGGTCAGCTCAAGGCCGTGAAAGTAGGGAAGGGGTACAGGATCAAGGATAGTGATGTTAAGGCGTGTCTGGAGCTTGCCGTTGTGGATGGGGTTCATGATGAGGAAGTTTAG
- a CDS encoding type II toxin-antitoxin system HicB family antitoxin — protein MKLPIVVVKEPSGSYSAGFLDLPGCITSGDDPEDLMDGMQDAVETWMHGRDSSEFPGKASTLAEALEHEYANDGAIVFVDIDTSFLDETAVKANLTIPAWKLAKIDKAVEKSDVDKDNRSKFMTRAALDYAARMGLNN, from the coding sequence ATGAAGTTACCTATAGTAGTAGTGAAGGAGCCGTCAGGCAGTTACAGCGCGGGCTTCCTTGATCTACCCGGTTGTATAACCTCTGGCGATGATCCTGAAGACCTTATGGATGGAATGCAGGATGCTGTAGAAACGTGGATGCATGGGCGTGATTCGTCCGAGTTTCCCGGCAAAGCATCCACGCTGGCTGAAGCTTTGGAACACGAGTACGCAAATGACGGAGCAATAGTATTTGTCGATATTGATACTTCGTTCCTGGATGAAACAGCCGTTAAAGCTAATCTCACCATTCCGGCATGGAAGTTGGCTAAGATTGATAAGGCCGTTGAGAAGTCAGATGTAGATAAGGATAACCGTTCAAAGTTTATGACTCGTGCGGCTCTGGATTATGCCGCGCGCATGGGACTTAATAATTAA
- a CDS encoding type II toxin-antitoxin system HicA family toxin yields MRILLLTLIRLMRITIFMKTRELIRLLKQNGFIETNKGHNSKHRKFEHPDGRETQVKKGNKDIEGWLLREQEKQTKLKLK; encoded by the coding sequence ATGCGCATTTTATTGTTGACATTAATACGCCTAATGCGTATAACTATATTCATGAAGACGAGGGAATTAATCAGATTGTTGAAACAGAACGGCTTCATTGAAACAAACAAAGGACACAATTCAAAACACCGGAAGTTCGAACATCCGGACGGGAGGGAAACACAAGTAAAAAAAGGAAACAAAGATATCGAAGGCTGGCTTCTCCGAGAACAAGAGAAGCAGACCAAATTGAAACTTAAATAA
- a CDS encoding HNH endonuclease: MPPLPPTPCKFTGCPGLSRDGSGWCLKHKAHGETKKRKAQKKYQKRRGSSSSRGYGAEWRRIRKAKLTLNPLCEECAQNGCVSRATTVHHRDHDPHNNEDSNLMSMCRECHEIAHGRKRK, translated from the coding sequence ATGCCGCCACTGCCACCGACACCTTGCAAGTTCACTGGATGCCCCGGCTTAAGTCGTGACGGTTCCGGCTGGTGTCTCAAGCATAAAGCGCACGGTGAAACGAAGAAGCGCAAAGCTCAAAAGAAATATCAGAAACGGCGCGGAAGTTCATCAAGTCGTGGTTATGGGGCTGAATGGCGAAGGATTCGTAAGGCAAAGCTTACACTAAATCCACTCTGTGAAGAATGTGCTCAAAATGGGTGCGTAAGCCGTGCAACAACCGTTCATCATCGTGACCACGATCCGCATAACAACGAGGATTCAAACCTCATGAGTATGTGCAGAGAGTGCCACGAAATAGCACATGGAAGGAAGCGTAAGTAG
- a CDS encoding phage terminase small subunit P27 family — protein sequence MKLLQGTNRPDRENKNEPKPDLSIPTPGNHLLAEALMEWGRMSRELHKLGLLTELDRPALEAYCQNYGRWIEIEREMQKPDFKYVILTAKGNAIQNPLVGMANTAQVLMHKFLTEFGMTPSSRTRISAPKTKDDTNPFANFG from the coding sequence TTGAAACTCCTTCAAGGAACAAATCGTCCAGATCGGGAAAACAAGAATGAACCGAAGCCGGATTTATCAATTCCGACACCGGGCAATCATCTTTTAGCAGAAGCTCTCATGGAATGGGGCCGGATGTCGCGAGAGCTTCATAAGCTCGGTTTGCTCACTGAATTAGATCGCCCGGCACTCGAAGCATATTGTCAGAATTATGGTCGATGGATCGAAATTGAACGAGAGATGCAAAAACCTGATTTCAAATATGTAATTCTTACAGCGAAAGGAAATGCGATTCAAAATCCCTTAGTGGGAATGGCGAATACAGCACAAGTTTTGATGCACAAATTTCTAACTGAATTCGGAATGACTCCAAGCTCACGGACACGCATCAGCGCACCAAAAACTAAAGACGATACAAACCCTTTTGCAAACTTTGGATAG
- a CDS encoding terminase large subunit, producing MSRQKYPHVNTANKYARDIVSGKIPACEFVRLACQRHLNDLKREKQKNYPYKFDRAAGEKICVFAELLPHVKGKWAGQNIQLQPWQCFILAALFGWLKKSDGLRRFIEFYDEVPRKNGKSIIGAVISLYMFCADGEPGAEVYSGATTEKQAWEVFRPAKLMVERTPALREHYGIEVCAKNLHSIETGSRFEPLIGKPGDGSSPHCSIVDEYHEHKTSEFHDTMKTGQGARTQPLLGVITTGGSNLQCPCYDKRNEAIKVLRGEIENDELFAIIYTIDDSDDWEDFDNWIKANPNYGVSVFKEFLARQHRDALQIASKQNILRCKHLNQWMNADIAWMNMAELRKCADTSLEISQVSHLPCYVGLDLASKIDIAGMVFAFVDGKDIYAFWKNYLPKRTIDLPENRHYQTWRYEERVIETGQSVTDYALIEADLLEAAAIYNIEAIAYDPFQATQFFTRMDAEGLPMVEVRNTVLSLSEPMKELEARIMSGQFHYDGDPVATWFFSNVVAHTDKKDNIFPHKEFAQNKIDGAVSLIMAMNRILVGPEEGTDETPGVFDWESINES from the coding sequence ATGTCACGGCAGAAGTACCCACATGTAAACACCGCTAATAAGTATGCACGGGATATAGTCTCGGGTAAAATTCCTGCGTGTGAATTTGTGAGGCTTGCTTGCCAACGTCATTTGAATGATTTGAAGCGTGAAAAGCAAAAGAATTATCCGTATAAATTTGATCGTGCTGCCGGTGAAAAAATTTGTGTATTTGCTGAACTACTTCCGCACGTAAAAGGTAAGTGGGCTGGTCAAAACATTCAATTACAGCCTTGGCAGTGTTTTATTCTTGCGGCTTTGTTTGGCTGGTTGAAAAAATCTGATGGATTACGCCGCTTCATAGAATTTTACGACGAAGTTCCTCGCAAAAACGGAAAATCGATTATCGGCGCGGTTATTTCTTTATATATGTTTTGTGCCGATGGTGAACCCGGTGCAGAAGTTTATTCCGGTGCAACAACTGAAAAACAAGCATGGGAAGTCTTTAGACCGGCTAAGCTTATGGTTGAAAGGACTCCTGCCCTTCGTGAGCATTACGGAATAGAAGTCTGTGCAAAAAATTTACATTCTATTGAAACAGGAAGCCGTTTTGAACCTCTCATAGGAAAGCCTGGTGACGGTTCAAGTCCGCATTGTTCAATTGTTGATGAATATCACGAGCATAAAACGTCTGAATTTCACGACACAATGAAAACGGGACAAGGGGCACGGACTCAACCACTGCTCGGTGTTATAACAACTGGTGGTTCAAATCTTCAATGCCCTTGTTATGACAAACGCAATGAAGCCATAAAAGTCCTACGTGGCGAAATAGAAAACGATGAACTTTTCGCCATTATTTATACTATCGATGATTCTGATGATTGGGAAGATTTTGACAATTGGATCAAAGCAAATCCTAATTATGGAGTCAGTGTTTTTAAAGAGTTTCTAGCTAGACAGCATAGAGACGCACTTCAAATAGCCTCAAAGCAAAATATTCTACGTTGTAAGCATCTAAATCAATGGATGAATGCTGATATTGCATGGATGAATATGGCAGAATTGAGGAAATGTGCTGATACTAGTCTTGAGATAAGCCAAGTCAGTCACTTGCCTTGCTATGTCGGACTTGACCTTGCCAGTAAAATTGACATTGCAGGTATGGTTTTTGCTTTTGTTGATGGCAAAGATATTTATGCTTTCTGGAAAAATTACCTGCCGAAAAGAACAATCGATCTTCCTGAAAACCGACATTATCAAACATGGCGATATGAAGAGCGTGTAATTGAAACAGGTCAGTCCGTAACTGATTATGCTTTAATTGAAGCTGATCTTCTCGAAGCCGCTGCAATCTATAATATTGAAGCCATTGCTTACGACCCATTTCAAGCAACTCAGTTTTTCACTCGTATGGATGCTGAAGGGCTTCCTATGGTTGAAGTCCGGAACACAGTTTTAAGTTTATCGGAACCAATGAAAGAGCTTGAGGCTCGTATTATGTCGGGACAATTTCACTATGATGGTGATCCGGTAGCAACATGGTTCTTTTCCAATGTCGTGGCTCACACAGACAAGAAAGATAATATTTTTCCACATAAAGAATTTGCACAAAATAAAATTGACGGAGCTGTGTCCCTCATCATGGCCATGAACCGTATTCTTGTTGGTCCTGAAGAAGGAACCGACGAAACCCCCGGTGTTTTTGACTGGGAATCTATAAACGAGAGTTAA
- a CDS encoding phage portal protein → MKFFSRAKKVQPDHRNTRRKYFSTPRRAYRVKNSSGRTLTEDQAIDYFARSLGFPTATGNMVSRETAMRVSTVYRCVGLIAGTIASLPCQVFRQFADDKKELALKHPAYKLLNSEPSPMLTANTFWKSFIWYALMGGNGYSLIGRNSSIPTSINLLPDTCVNPRFSDDYSRILYSINQQGKNSLVYDQDDVIHYPFIGFDGLKGRSPLECARESVGIAQAGEEYNGLYFKQGVGSNVGIEYPSKFDGEQAKFLRDTVEKQMAGMSNMHMPLVTMGGGKIVKLALSAEDSQLIESRMFQVEDICRFFGVPPHMVGHTTKTTSWGKGIEEQSLGFVKFTLRDILKGLEQEVNRKIIRSNEYYCKFNLDALLRADSQGRANFYKAALGGNQLPGYMTVNEVRKLENLSPIEGGGDLYIPVAGASGEPEEELDPSDPRRWAEPEK, encoded by the coding sequence ATGAAGTTCTTCAGTCGCGCAAAAAAGGTTCAACCAGACCACCGTAATACTCGACGTAAGTATTTTTCGACCCCTCGTCGTGCTTATCGGGTGAAAAATTCATCTGGAAGAACTTTAACCGAAGATCAGGCTATTGATTACTTCGCTCGAAGCCTCGGTTTTCCGACTGCTACCGGCAATATGGTCAGTCGTGAAACTGCAATGCGAGTCAGCACCGTTTATCGGTGTGTCGGCTTAATAGCTGGAACGATTGCAAGTTTACCGTGTCAGGTATTTAGACAGTTTGCAGATGACAAAAAGGAGCTGGCTCTCAAGCATCCGGCTTATAAATTGTTGAATTCTGAACCTTCGCCCATGCTTACAGCTAACACTTTTTGGAAAAGCTTCATTTGGTATGCGCTGATGGGCGGAAACGGCTATTCACTCATTGGAAGAAATTCATCTATTCCAACAAGCATTAACCTGTTGCCTGATACCTGCGTAAATCCCAGATTTTCAGATGACTATTCAAGGATTTTGTACTCAATAAATCAGCAGGGCAAAAACTCGCTCGTGTATGATCAGGATGATGTAATTCATTACCCCTTTATCGGTTTTGACGGTTTGAAGGGGCGCTCACCGCTTGAATGTGCTCGGGAATCTGTAGGTATTGCTCAAGCTGGAGAAGAATACAACGGACTTTATTTTAAGCAAGGAGTCGGTAGCAACGTTGGTATCGAATACCCGTCAAAATTTGATGGAGAACAAGCTAAATTTCTTCGCGATACTGTAGAAAAGCAGATGGCAGGCATGAGCAATATGCATATGCCGCTGGTCACAATGGGCGGTGGTAAGATTGTGAAGCTTGCACTTAGTGCTGAAGACTCCCAGTTGATTGAATCACGCATGTTTCAGGTTGAAGATATTTGCCGCTTTTTTGGTGTTCCGCCTCACATGGTAGGACACACCACCAAAACAACAAGTTGGGGAAAAGGCATTGAAGAGCAGTCCCTCGGTTTCGTTAAATTTACTCTCCGCGACATTTTAAAAGGGCTAGAACAGGAAGTTAACCGCAAAATTATTCGTTCAAATGAATATTACTGCAAATTCAATCTTGATGCTCTTTTACGTGCGGATTCTCAAGGTCGAGCCAATTTCTATAAGGCCGCTCTCGGCGGTAATCAATTGCCCGGTTATATGACCGTGAATGAAGTCCGGAAGCTTGAAAATCTTTCACCGATTGAAGGTGGTGGTGATTTGTATATTCCTGTTGCTGGAGCTTCAGGAGAACCGGAAGAAGAACTAGACCCCTCCGATCCACGTCGGTGGGCGGAGCCTGAAAAATGA
- a CDS encoding head maturation protease, ClpP-related, translating into MKKMKIKDLMNDARKQAMARIEAGQEMRKSPKAQVEGDVAHLYIYDVIDTWWGVDPKEFIDELNAIEAGTIHLHINSPGGSVFDARTIQTALAEHPAKVITHIDGLAASAVTYIAITQDEVHMAEGALFMIHNAWTFAWGNAEELKKSAALLEKIDTTIVTDYKNKTGSEEKKIREWMKAETWFSAAEALEEGFIDTIFSPASQSKENTTEDSEEPEENTDKATNVTDAGNLKNKFDTAARLREVELLAMRA; encoded by the coding sequence ATGAAAAAAATGAAAATTAAGGATTTGATGAATGATGCCCGCAAGCAAGCCATGGCTAGAATTGAAGCCGGGCAGGAAATGCGGAAAAGTCCCAAGGCTCAAGTGGAAGGAGATGTAGCCCATCTCTATATCTATGATGTCATAGATACTTGGTGGGGTGTCGATCCTAAAGAATTTATTGATGAGTTGAACGCTATTGAAGCCGGAACTATTCATCTTCACATTAATTCACCAGGTGGATCAGTTTTCGATGCCCGTACAATTCAAACCGCACTTGCTGAGCATCCCGCAAAAGTTATCACTCATATTGATGGTCTTGCCGCAAGTGCCGTCACATATATCGCGATAACTCAAGATGAAGTCCACATGGCAGAAGGCGCGCTTTTTATGATTCACAATGCATGGACTTTCGCATGGGGAAATGCAGAAGAATTAAAGAAATCCGCCGCGCTCCTTGAGAAAATAGATACCACCATTGTTACTGACTACAAGAATAAAACTGGTTCCGAAGAGAAGAAAATCCGCGAATGGATGAAAGCTGAAACATGGTTTTCCGCTGCGGAAGCTTTAGAAGAAGGGTTCATTGATACAATCTTTTCCCCTGCCTCGCAGAGCAAAGAAAACACTACTGAGGATTCAGAGGAACCAGAAGAAAACACAGATAAGGCAACTAATGTAACTGATGCCGGCAATCTGAAAAATAAATTTGATACAGCCGCCCGACTGCGTGAAGTCGAGCTTTTAGCAATGAGAGCATAG
- a CDS encoding phage major capsid protein: MLSIQALREKRDKKAAEARKLVDENPGDKWTDDTEKQFTAFKDNIAILDAEISRHEDLLNIGGPQSDDTPESVAARAAGANIEVKPKAVYKNLGEQLMDVRAMTLDNGDAPKARERFNKVVNAAGSAATGIDSEGGYLVETDHSTDILSTAIETGIFSSRCDRQPISANADGFAYMAEKDRDRSSGGLQVYRKGEREVMKDSGKLKLEEREIRVEDMYGLIFVTNRMLRDAPALAAYTRRNLRKQFAVKLDTEIWDGTGAGQCLGIMNSDLPIKVSKEAGQAANTIVAKNLAKMLSRFHGNIQNSAWFTNNDVLPELITLTLGDKPVYLPGGNIAGAPFGTLFGRPVILNEYSESLGTCGDISLCDFGEYMLIEKGGTEEEESIHVKFLEDETAFRFLARNNGAPIHDQPITPRKGTNTLSPFVMLEDRE; the protein is encoded by the coding sequence ATGTTGTCAATTCAGGCTCTGCGTGAAAAGCGGGATAAAAAGGCCGCTGAAGCTCGTAAATTGGTAGATGAAAACCCCGGTGACAAGTGGACAGATGATACTGAGAAACAATTCACTGCTTTCAAGGATAACATTGCAATTCTTGATGCTGAAATTTCCCGTCATGAAGATTTGCTCAATATTGGCGGACCTCAGAGTGATGATACCCCTGAAAGTGTTGCAGCTAGAGCTGCGGGTGCTAACATCGAAGTAAAGCCTAAAGCTGTTTATAAAAATCTTGGTGAACAGTTGATGGATGTTCGAGCTATGACTCTTGATAACGGTGATGCTCCTAAAGCTCGTGAACGTTTTAATAAAGTTGTTAATGCTGCCGGATCTGCCGCCACTGGAATTGATTCAGAAGGCGGGTATCTTGTTGAAACAGACCATTCAACAGATATCCTTTCAACGGCTATTGAAACTGGTATTTTTTCTTCCCGTTGTGATCGTCAACCTATTTCGGCTAACGCTGATGGTTTTGCTTATATGGCTGAAAAAGACCGTGATCGCTCTTCTGGGGGATTGCAGGTGTACCGTAAGGGTGAACGCGAAGTAATGAAAGATAGCGGTAAGCTAAAACTTGAAGAGCGTGAAATTCGAGTTGAAGACATGTATGGGCTGATTTTTGTTACTAACCGTATGTTGCGTGATGCTCCAGCCCTTGCAGCGTATACAAGAAGAAATCTGCGTAAGCAATTTGCTGTAAAATTGGACACTGAAATTTGGGACGGAACCGGGGCGGGGCAGTGCCTTGGTATTATGAATTCCGACTTGCCTATTAAGGTCTCAAAAGAAGCTGGACAGGCTGCAAATACAATTGTTGCTAAGAACCTTGCTAAAATGCTGTCACGTTTCCATGGCAATATTCAAAATTCAGCATGGTTTACCAATAACGATGTTCTTCCGGAACTCATCACTTTGACTCTTGGTGATAAGCCTGTTTATCTTCCCGGCGGTAATATTGCCGGTGCTCCTTTCGGGACTCTTTTCGGACGGCCAGTTATCCTTAATGAGTATAGTGAATCTCTTGGAACTTGTGGTGATATCTCGTTGTGTGATTTTGGCGAATACATGTTGATTGAAAAGGGTGGAACCGAAGAAGAAGAATCCATTCATGTTAAATTCCTTGAAGATGAAACAGCTTTCCGTTTCCTTGCCCGTAATAACGGCGCGCCTATTCATGACCAGCCCATAACCCCGCGCAAGGGAACTAATACACTCAGCCCCTTCGTAATGCTCGAAGATCGCGAATAA